The Chitinophagaceae bacterium genome includes a window with the following:
- a CDS encoding DUF4935 domain-containing protein: protein MQYVVLDSNIFFDHWHLNNAEFRMLADFIKNSQSVLLISEIVCSEVDNLYDREQKKVISELEKNYEKALRFNNERKSFNLEGLIEPYDFKKVIQEKVEFVEFYKYDTIPHSVVVGRAIGNILPFRDKEKRV from the coding sequence ATGCAGTACGTTGTTTTAGATTCAAATATTTTTTTTGATCACTGGCATTTAAATAATGCTGAATTCAGGATGCTTGCGGATTTTATCAAAAATTCACAATCTGTTTTATTGATCTCTGAAATTGTATGCAGTGAAGTTGATAATCTCTATGACCGGGAGCAGAAAAAGGTGATTTCTGAGCTTGAAAAGAATTATGAAAAAGCCCTACGGTTTAATAATGAAAGAAAAAGTTTTAACCTTGAAGGATTAATTGAACCGTATGATTTTAAAAAGGTTATACAGGAAAAGGTGGAATTTGTTGAATTTTATAAATATGATACAATACCACATTCGGTAGTTGTAGGAAGAGCTATCGGAAATATTTTGCCTTTTCGTGATAAGGAAAAA